AGGAATCACCGTTTCGGTGATGGCAAGCCCCCAGATTGTCTGACTGATCCTTGCCGAGGGCTACGTAAGCTCGTTCAAACGGCTTCACACTCGTATTATGAGTCAATACCAAGAACTTAAACAGGCCTGCTACGCGGCCAATATGCAGCTGCCCGAACTCGGGTTGGTGCTTTTTACCTTCGGCAATGCCAGCGTGGTCGACCGGGAAAACCGGGTGTTTGCCATTAAACCCAGCGGGGTGCCCTACGCTACGCTTCGGCCCGAGGACATTGTCATTGTCGACTTTGCGGGCAAGGTAGTGGAGGGCGAGAAGCGCCCTTCGTCGGATACCAAAACCCACGCTGTGCTCTACGCGCACTGGGACCATATCGGCGGTATCGTGCACACGCACAGCACCTACGCCACGGCCTGGGCCCAGGCTCAGCTCGACATCCCGATTCTGGGCACCACCCACGCCGACCATCTCACGGCCGATATTCCCTGCGCCCCGCCCATGGACGACCAGATGATAGCCGGCGACTACGAGCACCAAACCGGCTGGCAGATCATCAACGAGTTTCAACGCCGCGGCCTTTCGCCCACGGAGGTGGAAATGGTGCTACTCAGCAACCACGCGCCCTTTACCTGGGGCAAAACCGTGGAAAAAGCCGTCTACCACAGCGCCGTGCTCGAAGAAGTAGCCCGTATGGCCTACCTCAGCTGCACCCTGCGCCCCGACGTGCCCCGCCTCAAGCAGGCCCTGATTCAAAAACACTACGAGCGTAAGCACGGCGTGCATTCTTATTACGGCCAAAGCTAGAAGGCTCAAAAGCTTTTTAGAGTTAGTTCCCCTCTCTCTTTCAAGGGGGAACTGGCTTCTAGCATTCTAGCTGGGCACCCCCTAGCATAACTCTAAACCACCCAAGGTTTTCACCCCCGCATACCATGATTGATATTTCCACCTACGAAGCCTGGTTTATCACCGGCAGCCAGCACCTCTACGGCCCCGAAACCCTGGAGCAAGTCGCCCAGCACTCCCAGCAGATTGCCGAAGCCCTGGGCTCGGCCCTGCCGATTAAGATTGTCTATAAGCCCGTGCTGACGGGCCCCGACGAGATTTACAAGCTGGTACAGGAAGCTAATACGACGGCCAATTGCGTGGGCCTGATTGCCTGGATGCACACCTTCTCGCCGGCCAAAATGTGGATCAACGGCCTGAAGATTCTCCAGAAACCCCTGGCCCACCTGCATACCCAGTTCAACCGCGACATTCCGTGGTCGGATATCGACATGGACTTCATGAACACCAACCAGTCGGCCCACGGCGACCGGGAGTTTGGCTTCATCGGGGCCCGCTTGAAGCTAAAGCGCAAGGTGGTGGTAGGCCACTGGCAAAGCGCCGATGTGCACGAGCGGCTGAGCATCTGGAGCCGTGCCGCCTGCGCCTGGGCCGACTGGCAAGGTGCCCGCATCGTGCGCTTCGGCGACAACATGCGCTACGTGGCCGTAACCGAGGGCGACAAGGTGGAAGCCGAATTGAAGTTTGGCTACTCGGTCAACACCTATGGCATCGGCGACTTGGTAGCGGTGATTAACGCCGTGAGCGACGAGCAGGTAAACAAGCTGCTGGCCACTTACGAACAAGAATACGAGCTGGGCGACTCGCTCAAGGAAGGCGGGGAGCAGCGCGA
Above is a genomic segment from Hymenobacter cellulosivorans containing:
- a CDS encoding L-ribulose-5-phosphate 4-epimerase, translating into MSQYQELKQACYAANMQLPELGLVLFTFGNASVVDRENRVFAIKPSGVPYATLRPEDIVIVDFAGKVVEGEKRPSSDTKTHAVLYAHWDHIGGIVHTHSTYATAWAQAQLDIPILGTTHADHLTADIPCAPPMDDQMIAGDYEHQTGWQIINEFQRRGLSPTEVEMVLLSNHAPFTWGKTVEKAVYHSAVLEEVARMAYLSCTLRPDVPRLKQALIQKHYERKHGVHSYYGQS
- the araA gene encoding L-arabinose isomerase yields the protein MIDISTYEAWFITGSQHLYGPETLEQVAQHSQQIAEALGSALPIKIVYKPVLTGPDEIYKLVQEANTTANCVGLIAWMHTFSPAKMWINGLKILQKPLAHLHTQFNRDIPWSDIDMDFMNTNQSAHGDREFGFIGARLKLKRKVVVGHWQSADVHERLSIWSRAACAWADWQGARIVRFGDNMRYVAVTEGDKVEAELKFGYSVNTYGIGDLVAVINAVSDEQVNKLLATYEQEYELGDSLKEGGEQRESLREAARIEAGMRQFLQDTKAIGFTDTFEDLHGMAQLPGIATQRLMAEGYGFGGEGDWKTSALVRAMKVMGAGLPGGNSFMEDYTYHFQPGNEQVLGSHMLEICPTIAEGKAKVEVHPLGIGGKADPARLVFNCPAGPALNATIVDLGHRFRLVVNEVEAVAPEQDLPKLPVARVLWKVKPSLSVGAAAWILAGGAHHTGYSQNLTAEYLEDFAEMAGIEYLIIDDETKLRTFKNELRYNDVAFSQR